In Blautia wexlerae DSM 19850, a single window of DNA contains:
- a CDS encoding SdpI family protein, whose amino-acid sequence MKEMIKKYKGTLICSVLVMLAGILVGFTMAQSIWINVFFVVTDCILVTIIFYDNRNRQQSSKVIGMVIWMIPVTALIYNGMARLISMDADSENLFMAVIYFGTGLLFMIIGNYLPKVKQNNTIGIRVVWTLQDEENWSATHRFSGKLWVASGVLCMLCGLFGESIAALVLYIVSIMAAAIVSILYSYLFYKKKMEAGEKLKIQYNKKTIVIYVIVSVFVVIFTIWTLFWGGIDISFHDNDFTVEVQGWSDYTVDYEQIDSISYKENLFQNGNDRRTNGMGNLKYGMGNFRNDIYGDYIRYTHASCHSYVVMDIGGKILVVNGADESETKKIYDTLREKCQMN is encoded by the coding sequence ATGAAGGAAATGATTAAAAAATATAAAGGTACATTGATCTGTTCTGTACTGGTAATGCTTGCAGGAATTTTGGTGGGTTTTACGATGGCGCAGAGCATATGGATAAACGTGTTTTTTGTAGTGACAGATTGTATACTGGTGACAATCATCTTTTATGACAACAGGAACAGACAGCAGAGCAGCAAGGTTATAGGGATGGTCATATGGATGATACCTGTTACCGCGTTAATCTATAATGGTATGGCAAGACTGATCAGTATGGATGCGGATAGTGAGAATCTGTTTATGGCAGTAATTTACTTTGGAACAGGATTACTGTTTATGATCATAGGAAATTATTTGCCAAAGGTGAAACAGAATAACACCATAGGAATCAGGGTTGTATGGACATTGCAGGATGAAGAAAACTGGAGTGCAACTCATAGATTCAGTGGAAAATTATGGGTGGCATCAGGTGTCTTATGTATGCTTTGCGGCCTTTTTGGAGAAAGCATTGCTGCTTTGGTTTTGTATATTGTGAGCATTATGGCTGCTGCAATTGTCAGCATTCTTTATTCTTATCTTTTTTATAAGAAAAAAATGGAAGCCGGAGAAAAATTAAAAATCCAGTATAACAAGAAGACAATCGTGATATATGTAATCGTATCAGTTTTTGTCGTAATATTTACTATATGGACTTTGTTCTGGGGTGGTATTGATATCAGTTTCCATGATAATGATTTTACTGTTGAGGTACAGGGATGGAGTGATTATACAGTGGATTATGAGCAGATTGACAGTATCTCATACAAAGAAAATTTATTTCAAAATGGGAATGATCGCAGAACAAATGGTATGGGAAACCTGAAGTATGGTATGGGAAATTTCAGAAATGATATTTATGGAGATTATATCCGCTACACCCATGCATCCTGCCACTCATATGTAGTTATGGATATAGGCGGAAAAATATTGGTGGTAAATGGCGCAGATGAATCAGAAACAAAGAAAATTTATGACACTCTCAGAGAGAAATGTCAGA
- a CDS encoding autorepressor SdpR family transcription factor gives MKGCDELLGLQDTLKALADPIRREILNLLKGGRLSAGEICEHFSVTGASISRHLAILKDADLIRSKREGKFIYYELNTSVLEDVMLWITDLKGVSDYEGND, from the coding sequence ATGAAAGGCTGTGATGAACTATTGGGATTACAGGATACATTGAAAGCACTGGCAGATCCAATACGACGTGAGATTCTAAATTTGTTAAAGGGCGGACGGCTTTCAGCAGGAGAGATATGTGAACATTTTTCAGTGACTGGGGCGTCTATATCCAGACATCTGGCAATATTAAAGGATGCTGATCTGATCAGGAGCAAAAGGGAAGGAAAATTTATTTATTACGAACTAAATACTTCTGTATTGGAGGATGTTATGTTGTGGATCACAGACTTAAAGGGGGTATCGGATTATGAAGGAAATGATTAA